The Papaver somniferum cultivar HN1 unplaced genomic scaffold, ASM357369v1 unplaced-scaffold_114, whole genome shotgun sequence region GAACTGATGAGTATTGAAAATAATAACAGGTTGAAGAGATAAGAAAGCGATTCAAAGAAAGTAATGGtaacaaaaaatttaagcacgaagagtgctacgaaATTCTAAAAGATAGTATCAAATATTCAGGACGGTCGACGTTTGTGTTTGATTCAGGCCAAGAAATGGAAGATTCTCAGAGTGGTGAGGAAAACGCTGATATTGAGGAAACAATTCCAGGCGAGTCCAGTGATGATCTAGATATTGGAGATATAGAGAACACACGTAAGCGTCAGTTGGGGAAGAAAGCATCGAAACAActaaagaaaacagggagagcaaAATCCAATGCCCAGGAGGAAATGCTAGAGGATATAATTAAGGAGCAGCAAAGTTTCAATGAACATTACAAAGCACAATCACTAATGAAGATGGGACAGAGACAAGCTGAGTTTGAAGCAATACAAGCTAAGTCTGCGGCAAAGTTTGCGGCGAAACAAGCTAGGCAAGAAAAACTCGATTTAAAGAAAGAAGCGGACGATGACTTGGCCATAATGTTGAAGGATGTCTCTACATTGGACCCTGTAACAAGagagtacttcgaacttcgaaagaTGGAAATACTACAACgcaaaagaaaccaatcttaaagcATGACCGAATTAGTTGAACCTTAATATttatcattaaaaaaaattagtgagttttagtcaattttagtgaattttaatttttatatgatAAATAGTACATTAGTAAGCAACGTTACAACATATTTTCCGATGAAGAAATACGATACAACATATTTCCATCCCAACTTAATAATTATCTCCAAAATTTGACCATATGTGTTCGATTAAATCTTGACGCAAGCGAAAATGTGTTTCTTTATTGTGTATAGCATGACGCCGATGTGCAGCTCTCATTCTGGAAAGTTCCTCAGTACCTACCCTCGATATATTCACCGGTGCCGACCTGCTACGTGAGTCATATTCATGTGGCCAATCACCGGGAAGACGCTCATCCtccactatcatattatgtaaaataATAACCGTTTTCattatataggcaagcacatccggGTTCCACATTCGTGCAGGTTGTTTGACAATGGCAAATTGTTGTTGCAGTACACCAAATCCACGCTCTACATCTTTCCGTGctccctcttgcatcgatgaaaatttatattttttcggTGTATCTGGTTGTTTAATGGCCATCACAATAGTAGCAATCTGTGGATAAATGCCATCACCGAGATAATATCCCATATCATATGCATGCCCGTTTACTTCAAAGTTCACCGGTGGTGTTTTCCCGTTGATAAGTTTTCGAAAAATATAAGAACGATTCATTACATTAATATCATTGCAGgagccgggcataccaaaaaacgCATGCCAAAACCAGAGATCATGTGACACCACTGCCTCTAGCACAATACTTtcactccctttatacgcggtgtatacTCCTGATTCTGCTGACGGACatctatcccatttccaatgcatacaatccacgctccccagcatcccaggaaatcccctgTCTTTGTTTTCTTTCAGCAACAGTTCAACATCACCCGCAGTTGGTGAGcgtaaatattctttcccatataaTACCACAATCGTCTTGCAAAACCGACGGGTTGCTTCTAAAACGGTGGTTTCTCCAATGCGTAAATACTCATCTATTGCATCTGCTgcacatccataagctaacattcgGATTGCTGCAGTTACTTTCTGATGAGGGGATAATCCAAGAATGCCACAAGCATCTCTTTTTTGAGCAAAATAAGGATTTCTAGACACCACATCTGCCAATATTCGGTTGAACAATTCTCGCCGCATTCTGAATCTCCTACGAAATATGTTAGCTGGGTAGGTGGGGTTGTCAGAAAAGTAGTCATTCCAGAGAAGTATATCTCCGGCTTCACGATTTCTTGGTATTTTTATACGAGTATGAGACCATGTCATACTTGTAATGGCAGTTCCCAAACTAACTGCTAGATTATTTCGGCTCAATGCAACCgcatcttcatctgatgagtaaAAGCTGTTATCAGAGAtcgcagaagaagaagtagaagaaaattcggagtccgaagaagaagaagattcagcgTTATTGTCACAGTATTCCATTGGAATGTATAGTTTGAGAAGTGATTGGGagagttcgaagaagaagaatatttgcAGTGTTGGTTTGTATTCACCGAGATATGTAGTATTGGTTTTATAGACACATGATAGACACTTATGGCATTGCAGATTGAAAATGCGAGTGAAAAGAATTGACACTGCAAAGACTAAGACTAAAGCTAAAAAGAAGCGACACTGACCGATTGAAAATGAAGgcttaaaaagaaataacactaatTAAACTACAAGTACCGAAACGGAGGCTGAAAAGAAATCAACATGTCAGAATGAAAATGGAGTCTGAAAATGGAGGCTAAAAAGTAACCCTATATAGAGATAAGATAGGATATTGTAGACTTACTGAAAACGGAGGTTATAAAGTACGTATCCAAAGTGGAGGCTAAAAAGTTACTTATTCATCAGTAGGAGTATGCGATGGTGTTTGCCGTGGTGGGATAAACGTCATTCTCGGAGGGGGTTAACAGACGACATTGTTGATGCTTGACTCACTGGAGCCCACACCGCTGGTGGGATAGTTTCAGAAAAACTGCCGAATCCAATAGGGGGACGCGGCGTTTGTT contains the following coding sequences:
- the LOC113328851 gene encoding uncharacterized protein LOC113328851, yielding MTWSHTRIKIPRNREAGDILLWNDYFSDNPTYPANIFRRRFRMRRELFNRILADVVSRNPYFAQKRDACGILGLSPHQKVTAAIRMLAYGCAADAIDEYLRIGETTVLEATRRFCKTIVVLYGKEYLRSPTAESGVYTAYKGSESIVLEAVVSHDLWFWHAFFGMPGSCNDINVMNRSYIFRKLINGKTPPVNFEVNGHAYDMGYYLGDGIYPQIATIVMAIKQPDTPKKYKFSSMQEGARKDVERGFGVLQQQFAIVKQPARMWNPDVLAYIMKTVIILHNMIVEDERLPGDWPHEYDSRSRSAPVNISRVGTEELSRMRAAHRRHAIHNKETHFRLRQDLIEHIWSNFGDNY
- the LOC113328681 gene encoding uncharacterized protein LOC113328681; its protein translation is MICRIHLAISQDSATGTDQPERVLWSRIKDKLEEALPCKPKRTWTSIQSRFQGISRQVSLYSAKVLEVDGEYHSGWNEVLRVEEIRKRFKESNGNKKFKHEECYEILKDSIKYSGRSTFVFDSGQEMEDSQSGEENADIEETIPGESSDDLDIGDIENTRKRQLGKKASKQLKKTGRAKSNAQEEMLEDIIKEQQSFNEHYKAQSLMKMGQRQAEFEAIQAKSAAKFAAKQARQEKLDLKKEADDDLAIMLKDVSTLDPVTREYFELRKMEILQRKRNQS